A region from the Pontixanthobacter aestiaquae genome encodes:
- a CDS encoding OmpH family outer membrane protein, producing MKTFFKPVLAAGLALAVTAPLAAPAAHAQVAGIATSTPEIVMVRAAARIAGYAAINTTYATQIQQISTLRQQIATATQSLDTNSDGQLTQAEVDANPTVRDQIQANQTTVDTLSAPIALAQYYVIEQLINDYGNARTQVIQSKNIQIMLTPEAFQYAADGVDVTDDILAVVDQRLPQVATTPPQGYRPRQNTVETHQAVQQIILAAAQRQAIQQAQQQQQAAPAQPAPSGR from the coding sequence ATGAAAACTTTTTTTAAACCAGTACTCGCTGCTGGCCTCGCTTTGGCCGTTACGGCTCCTTTGGCGGCGCCGGCCGCTCATGCGCAAGTCGCTGGGATCGCAACCAGTACGCCTGAAATCGTGATGGTTCGCGCGGCTGCGCGCATTGCAGGCTATGCTGCGATTAACACGACCTATGCGACGCAGATTCAGCAAATCAGTACGTTACGCCAGCAAATCGCGACGGCGACGCAAAGTCTTGATACGAACAGCGATGGTCAATTGACGCAAGCAGAAGTGGATGCAAATCCGACGGTACGCGATCAGATTCAAGCTAACCAAACAACAGTGGACACGTTGAGTGCGCCAATCGCTCTCGCACAATATTACGTGATCGAGCAACTGATCAACGATTACGGTAACGCCCGAACACAAGTCATCCAGTCCAAAAACATTCAAATCATGCTGACGCCTGAGGCGTTTCAATATGCCGCTGATGGTGTTGACGTAACCGATGATATTCTGGCTGTGGTTGATCAGCGCCTGCCGCAAGTTGCGACTACGCCGCCGCAGGGATATCGTCCGCGCCAAAACACTGTTGAAACGCATCAGGCGGTGCAGCAGATTATTCTTGCAGCTGCTCAGCGTCAGGCAATCCAGCAGGCCCAGCAACAACAGCAAGCCGCACCAGCGCAGCCAGCGCCGAGCGGTCGCTAA
- the fabZ gene encoding 3-hydroxyacyl-ACP dehydratase FabZ, with protein sequence MSTENGASEDAGADYDIHKILKALPHRYPLLLVDRVKSLELGEKIHAVKAVSFNEEFFQGHFPGAPIMPGVLQIEAMAQAAAILGIETLELAGTGKLVFFMGIENAKFRSPVTPGCLLDMHVEFVQKRSRVYKFKGVASVEGKVTCQVEFTAMIADPPKA encoded by the coding sequence ATGAGTACTGAAAATGGTGCCAGCGAAGACGCTGGGGCTGATTATGACATTCACAAGATACTCAAGGCCCTGCCGCACCGCTATCCGCTGCTTTTGGTGGACCGCGTCAAGTCACTGGAATTGGGCGAGAAAATCCATGCGGTGAAGGCTGTGTCCTTCAACGAGGAGTTTTTCCAAGGCCATTTCCCCGGCGCGCCGATCATGCCGGGCGTGCTCCAGATTGAGGCAATGGCGCAAGCGGCGGCGATTCTGGGGATCGAAACGCTCGAATTGGCCGGCACCGGCAAGCTGGTGTTTTTCATGGGGATCGAGAACGCCAAGTTCCGCTCGCCGGTAACACCGGGCTGCCTGCTCGATATGCATGTGGAATTCGTCCAGAAACGCAGTCGTGTCTATAAGTTCAAAGGTGTGGCGAGTGTCGAAGGCAAAGTGACCTGCCAGGTCGAGTTTACCGCGATGATTGCCGATCCGCCGAAAGCGTAG
- a CDS encoding Leu/Phe/Val dehydrogenase, with translation MTAFWTEADFDDHEHVQLVRDRKSGLTAIIALHSTHLGPGAGGTRFWHYAEPKDAIRDALRLSRGMSYKNAMAGLPMGGGKAVILADKNRTKTPEMLAAFGDVVNALGGRYVTAEDVGISEADMVAVSKRTDYVSGLPVTGDDAAGGDPGPFTAMGIYHGIKAAVQHKLGKTSVEGVHVAIQGIGSVGGGVARLLARDGAKLTLSDINEDRAKAFARELGGEYAAPEAVMSVSCEVFSPNALGAILDDEGIARLDAPIVAGGANNQLARQGHGQKLADRGILYAPDYVINAGGIISVAMEYLCKQHGEPCDINEVRKRIAQIPGRLEEIWQESASTGVSSDAVADRMAQKLIGRG, from the coding sequence ATGACGGCGTTCTGGACCGAAGCAGATTTTGATGATCACGAGCATGTTCAGCTCGTGCGCGATCGTAAATCGGGCCTGACTGCGATCATTGCGCTGCATTCGACCCATCTTGGGCCCGGTGCAGGCGGCACGCGTTTCTGGCATTACGCTGAGCCCAAAGATGCAATCCGCGATGCGCTGCGCCTGAGCCGCGGCATGAGTTACAAAAACGCGATGGCGGGTCTGCCCATGGGCGGCGGAAAAGCGGTAATTCTTGCGGACAAGAACCGTACCAAGACACCGGAAATGTTGGCGGCCTTTGGTGACGTGGTGAACGCGCTTGGCGGGCGCTATGTCACGGCAGAAGATGTCGGTATTAGCGAAGCCGATATGGTCGCTGTCTCAAAGCGTACCGACTATGTTTCCGGTCTGCCGGTAACGGGCGATGACGCCGCAGGCGGTGATCCTGGTCCGTTCACTGCAATGGGCATTTATCACGGTATCAAAGCGGCAGTGCAGCACAAGCTGGGCAAGACTTCGGTTGAAGGCGTCCATGTCGCGATCCAGGGGATCGGTAGTGTGGGCGGCGGTGTCGCGCGCTTGCTCGCGCGTGATGGTGCGAAGCTGACACTATCGGATATCAACGAAGACCGCGCCAAGGCGTTCGCGCGCGAACTGGGCGGCGAATATGCTGCTCCTGAGGCAGTGATGAGTGTCTCCTGCGAGGTATTCAGCCCCAATGCACTGGGCGCCATTCTCGACGATGAAGGCATTGCGCGGCTCGATGCGCCGATTGTTGCGGGCGGTGCGAATAACCAGCTCGCCCGCCAGGGGCACGGCCAGAAACTGGCGGATCGCGGCATTCTCTATGCACCGGATTACGTCATCAATGCTGGCGGCATTATCAGCGTCGCGATGGAATATCTGTGCAAGCAGCATGGCGAGCCCTGCGATATTAACGAGGTGCGCAAGCGGATCGCGCAGATCCCCGGGCGGCTCGAGGAAATCTGGCAAGAAAGCGCCAGCACCGGCGTCTCATCGGACGCGGTTGCAGACCGCATGGCACAAAAGCTGATCGGGCGCGGCTGA
- a CDS encoding prolyl hydroxylase family protein yields the protein MDSGNDSSAEKLLLRSGIQRVPSPKVEIFQLRNFVSPELRERLIGRIETERRPSTIADDNGDRYFRTSETCDLDPAVPAVIEMEALLTELSGIAPKYGEPLQGQRYDVGQEFKPHTDYFAPDGQDFQKYCSIAGQRTWTFMIYLNAVDAGGGTRFKAINKIFKPEAGKLLCWNNRRPDGRVNPNTLHHGMKVRKGLKYVLTKWYREKEWG from the coding sequence ATGGATTCGGGGAACGATTCTTCGGCAGAGAAGCTGCTTCTGCGCAGCGGCATCCAGCGTGTTCCCTCGCCCAAGGTGGAGATATTCCAGCTTCGCAATTTCGTATCGCCCGAACTGCGCGAGCGTCTGATTGGACGGATCGAAACCGAGCGGCGCCCTTCGACAATCGCAGATGACAATGGCGACCGGTATTTCCGGACCAGCGAAACCTGCGACCTTGATCCGGCTGTGCCCGCGGTGATCGAAATGGAAGCACTTCTCACCGAGCTATCAGGCATCGCCCCCAAATATGGCGAACCGCTGCAGGGCCAGCGCTATGACGTCGGGCAGGAGTTCAAACCACACACCGACTATTTCGCGCCCGATGGCCAGGATTTCCAGAAATACTGCTCGATCGCCGGCCAGCGCACATGGACCTTTATGATCTATCTAAACGCAGTCGATGCCGGCGGCGGCACCCGCTTCAAAGCGATTAACAAGATTTTTAAGCCCGAGGCCGGGAAGCTACTGTGCTGGAACAACCGCCGTCCCGATGGCCGGGTCAATCCCAATACGCTGCATCATGGGATGAAAGTGCGTAAGGGGCTGAAATATGTGCTGACGAAGTGGTATCGTGAGAAGGAGTGGGGGTGA
- the ccmE gene encoding cytochrome c maturation protein CcmE, translating to MSAVLKAKHQRLVLIIIALIAIIGAGLLASYALRNEASLFYTPDQIAADPPAAGQAIRLGGMVQEGSLSTMEDGITVAFIVTDKESSTVTVRYTGILPDLFVEGSGVVADGRLDANGTFIADELLAKHDENYVPRELQDMDQHSPDKTLETLESVT from the coding sequence GTGAGTGCTGTCCTGAAAGCCAAGCATCAGCGACTGGTGCTGATTATCATCGCCCTGATTGCCATTATTGGGGCAGGGTTGCTCGCATCCTATGCGCTGCGTAACGAGGCGAGCCTGTTCTACACACCGGATCAAATCGCCGCCGATCCCCCGGCAGCAGGGCAAGCCATTCGCTTGGGCGGCATGGTGCAGGAGGGGTCGCTCTCGACCATGGAAGACGGAATCACGGTGGCGTTTATTGTGACTGATAAAGAAAGCTCGACTGTGACGGTGCGCTATACCGGTATTCTGCCCGATCTGTTCGTTGAGGGCTCGGGAGTGGTTGCGGACGGCAGGCTGGATGCCAATGGCACTTTCATAGCCGACGAATTGCTCGCCAAGCATGATGAAAACTATGTCCCACGCGAATTGCAGGATATGGACCAACATTCGCCCGATAAGACGCTTGAGACGCTGGAGTCCGTGACTTGA
- the ccmC gene encoding heme ABC transporter permease CcmC, with protein sequence MHGFANPKRFLTLAKWLTPLLLISGFVLAAIALVWGLFFVPPDRLMGETVRILFIHVPAAWLGMGGWTAIAISSLVFLVWKHPLASLAARAAAVPGAVFTAVCLITGSIWGRPTWGTWWEWDGRLTSMLVLLFLYFGYIALAQAVSREGGSSRIPAIFGLVGAINIPIINRSVVWWNSIHQPPSITVGKSAIDPVFLVPLGIAVLGFSLLFGGVVLARMRALLAEIQTEARLRRKATGSE encoded by the coding sequence ATGCACGGCTTTGCGAATCCCAAACGTTTTTTGACTCTGGCAAAGTGGCTCACGCCGCTTCTGCTGATCAGCGGATTTGTGCTGGCGGCCATCGCTTTGGTGTGGGGTCTGTTCTTTGTGCCGCCCGACCGTTTGATGGGCGAAACCGTGCGGATTCTATTTATCCATGTCCCCGCCGCCTGGCTGGGTATGGGGGGGTGGACCGCGATTGCGATTTCCAGTCTTGTATTCCTCGTCTGGAAGCATCCGCTGGCAAGCCTCGCCGCGCGCGCTGCTGCGGTACCCGGTGCCGTGTTCACCGCCGTGTGCCTGATCACCGGTTCGATCTGGGGACGCCCCACCTGGGGTACATGGTGGGAATGGGATGGACGGCTGACGTCGATGCTCGTCCTGCTGTTCCTCTATTTCGGTTACATCGCGCTTGCACAGGCGGTCAGCCGCGAAGGCGGTTCGAGCCGCATTCCGGCGATCTTCGGGCTGGTTGGCGCGATCAATATTCCGATCATCAATCGCTCGGTCGTATGGTGGAATTCGATCCATCAGCCGCCGAGCATAACCGTTGGCAAGAGTGCGATCGATCCGGTGTTTCTGGTGCCGCTCGGTATCGCTGTGCTCGGATTTTCGCTGTTGTTTGGCGGTGTAGTGCTGGCGCGGATGCGCGCTCTGCTCGCCGAAATCCAGACTGAAGCGCGTTTGCGCCGCAAAGCAACAGGGAGCGAATAA
- a CDS encoding heme lyase CcmF/NrfE family subunit, whose translation MIAELGLAALWLAAALCALQLLGGALAQRDENSDLARLVRPAAIIQGLLAGFAFLMLLWLFYVTDLSVKLVATNSHSAKPLVFKLAGAWGNHEGSMLLWITVMALAGGLIALVERRLPEKTMLATLSAQAFVGLGFYAFLLLSSNPFERLPQPALEGIGLNPLLQDIGLAFHPPTLYFGYVGLSVAFSFAVGALLTRQVNPNFARAMRPWVLGAWIFLTLGITAGSYWAYYELGWGGWWFWDPVENASLMPWLAATALLHSVGVLAARDALRTWTIMLGVIAFSMSMLGTFLVRSGILTSVHAFAVDPERGSFILVLLLLYIGGSLLLFALRAGTVSEGERFSVTSREGALVFNNVMLSALLGIVLLGTLYPLLTEAFDVRVSVGPPYFNPVGAIFTIPMLLIMAVGPLLRWRGDSFARIKNSVAIVAAIMLAVLALVLILGSYGLLPVLGLAVAAGLAVGSFLPLRGRNLLRAPLSLWGMVIAHFGIAVALFGMASETAFSEEKLAAVPVGESAEVGPWDITLEQVAPVAGPNWTAIQGRLAASYDGGDPVLLTPESRNFWAPTQETTESTLATRWNGQLYAVIGNQAADGRWQLRLWWKPFVTFIWYGGILIALGGLLALIGRLRTDLKRRYVKSRQADRAKEAAAL comes from the coding sequence TTGATCGCTGAGCTGGGCCTTGCTGCTTTATGGCTGGCGGCGGCGCTTTGCGCGCTGCAATTGCTCGGCGGCGCCTTGGCGCAGCGCGATGAAAACAGCGATTTAGCGCGGCTGGTTCGTCCCGCCGCAATCATACAAGGCCTGCTAGCGGGCTTTGCATTCCTGATGCTGTTGTGGCTTTTTTATGTGACCGATCTCTCGGTCAAACTGGTCGCAACCAACTCGCATTCTGCAAAGCCGCTCGTGTTCAAACTGGCAGGGGCATGGGGCAATCACGAAGGCTCGATGCTGCTGTGGATCACGGTGATGGCGCTCGCCGGCGGTCTGATTGCACTGGTCGAACGGCGTCTGCCCGAGAAAACCATGCTGGCGACATTGTCGGCGCAAGCCTTTGTCGGGCTTGGCTTTTATGCGTTTCTGTTGCTCAGTTCCAATCCCTTTGAACGCTTGCCGCAGCCTGCGTTGGAGGGCATCGGTCTGAACCCGCTGCTGCAGGATATCGGCCTCGCATTCCATCCGCCGACGTTGTATTTCGGCTATGTCGGTCTGTCGGTTGCATTTAGCTTTGCCGTCGGTGCGTTGCTGACGCGGCAGGTTAATCCTAACTTCGCGAGAGCCATGCGGCCATGGGTTTTGGGGGCATGGATATTCCTGACGCTCGGTATCACTGCAGGCAGCTATTGGGCTTATTATGAGCTCGGCTGGGGCGGCTGGTGGTTCTGGGATCCGGTCGAGAATGCCTCGCTCATGCCATGGCTCGCCGCGACGGCTTTGCTGCACTCGGTCGGCGTGTTGGCGGCGCGCGATGCGCTGAGGACGTGGACGATTATGCTCGGCGTGATTGCGTTCTCGATGTCGATGCTCGGGACGTTCCTGGTGCGTTCGGGCATTCTGACATCTGTTCATGCGTTTGCGGTGGACCCGGAGCGGGGGTCATTCATTCTGGTGCTGCTGCTGCTGTATATTGGTGGTTCGCTGCTGCTGTTCGCACTGCGCGCTGGCACAGTGTCCGAAGGCGAACGGTTCTCCGTAACCAGCCGTGAGGGCGCGCTGGTGTTCAATAATGTGATGCTGAGCGCGCTGCTGGGTATTGTCCTGCTCGGTACGCTTTACCCGCTGCTGACCGAGGCATTCGATGTCCGCGTTTCGGTAGGGCCTCCATATTTCAATCCAGTCGGTGCGATTTTCACGATCCCGATGCTGCTGATTATGGCAGTCGGCCCGTTGCTGCGCTGGCGCGGTGACAGCTTTGCCCGCATCAAAAACTCCGTGGCTATTGTTGCTGCAATAATGCTCGCGGTTCTGGCATTGGTGCTGATCCTCGGGTCATATGGATTGCTTCCAGTGCTTGGTCTGGCGGTCGCGGCGGGTCTGGCCGTTGGCAGCTTCCTTCCTTTGAGAGGTCGCAATCTGCTGCGCGCGCCATTGTCGCTATGGGGCATGGTCATCGCGCATTTCGGTATCGCCGTGGCTTTGTTCGGCATGGCGAGTGAAACCGCGTTCTCCGAAGAAAAGCTTGCCGCCGTCCCTGTGGGTGAAAGCGCCGAGGTTGGCCCTTGGGACATAACCTTGGAGCAAGTCGCTCCGGTGGCCGGGCCAAACTGGACCGCAATCCAGGGACGATTGGCGGCAAGCTATGATGGCGGCGATCCGGTGCTTCTCACGCCGGAGTCGCGCAATTTCTGGGCCCCCACGCAGGAAACGACGGAGAGCACTCTCGCGACACGCTGGAACGGACAGCTCTACGCGGTGATTGGCAATCAGGCGGCAGATGGCCGATGGCAATTGCGTCTGTGGTGGAAGCCGTTTGTGACGTTCATCTGGTATGGCGGCATTCTGATCGCACTGGGCGGATTGCTGGCCTTGATCGGAAGGCTGCGCACCGATCTGAAGCGGCGCTATGTCAAGTCGCGCCAAGCTGACCGCGCCAAAGAGGCTGCTGCTCTATGA
- the rpmE gene encoding 50S ribosomal protein L31, which produces MKAEGHPDYHMITVKMTDGTEFQTRSTWGSEGDTLSLEIDPTSHPAWTGGKQQLQEGGRVAKFNQRFGGLSLKKK; this is translated from the coding sequence ATGAAGGCCGAAGGACATCCCGATTACCACATGATCACGGTCAAAATGACCGATGGTACCGAGTTTCAAACGCGCTCCACCTGGGGCAGCGAGGGTGACACTCTGTCGCTCGAAATCGATCCGACGAGCCACCCGGCATGGACTGGCGGCAAGCAGCAGCTGCAAGAAGGCGGCCGCGTTGCCAAGTTCAACCAGCGCTTCGGCGGTCTGTCGCTCAAAAAGAAGTGA